The following are from one region of the Sulfitobacter indolifex genome:
- a CDS encoding UDP-glucuronic acid decarboxylase family protein, which yields MNLHIPKLHSDRASTSRNTDARRRILVAGGAGFLGSHLCHTLLHDEHIVICMDNFETGRMSNIGILLSDPNFILMRHDIINPLPDIGPVDEIYNLACAASPQKYQIDPIHTLKSNMWGALNLLELAVSCDAKILQSSTSEVYGDPETSPQSEDYRGCVNTMGPRACYDEGKRAAETLFYDYYKTKGARIRVARIFNTYGPAMCPADGRVISNFMVQALSGAPLTIYGDGRQTRSFCYATDMIAGLMALMAAPDSAVGPYNLGNPEEFTIGALAHSILEILGLPPIIHYLDLPQDDPRQRCPNITKANRDLNWMPCISLAEGLRHTMPYFETELRQMKPALIAE from the coding sequence ATGAATTTGCACATACCCAAATTGCACTCAGATCGGGCCAGCACATCTAGAAATACCGATGCTCGCCGCCGCATTTTGGTTGCAGGCGGCGCTGGCTTTCTCGGGAGCCATTTGTGCCATACGCTTTTGCATGACGAACATATCGTCATTTGCATGGATAACTTTGAAACTGGCAGGATGTCCAATATTGGGATCTTGCTCAGTGATCCCAATTTCATCTTGATGCGGCATGACATCATCAATCCCCTACCAGACATTGGCCCTGTCGATGAAATCTACAATCTTGCCTGCGCAGCCTCACCACAAAAGTACCAAATCGATCCCATTCATACACTCAAGAGCAACATGTGGGGCGCCCTAAACCTTCTGGAACTTGCGGTTTCTTGTGATGCGAAAATTTTGCAATCGTCCACCTCAGAGGTCTACGGCGATCCCGAAACTTCCCCTCAATCGGAAGACTACAGGGGCTGTGTGAATACGATGGGCCCTCGGGCCTGTTACGATGAAGGCAAGCGCGCCGCCGAAACCCTGTTTTACGACTACTATAAGACAAAGGGGGCTCGGATACGGGTCGCACGGATCTTTAACACTTATGGCCCTGCGATGTGCCCGGCCGATGGGCGGGTCATCTCAAACTTCATGGTGCAAGCCCTGTCCGGCGCGCCCCTTACGATCTACGGAGATGGCCGCCAAACCCGGTCATTTTGCTATGCTACCGACATGATCGCAGGTCTTATGGCTTTGATGGCGGCACCAGACAGCGCGGTTGGCCCCTACAACCTCGGCAACCCAGAAGAATTCACCATAGGTGCCCTTGCCCATAGCATCCTTGAGATCCTCGGCCTTCCTCCCATCATACACTATTTGGACCTGCCACAAGACGATCCCAGACAACGTTGCCCCAACATTACAAAAGCCAACAGGGACCTGAACTGGATGCCGTGCATTTCTTTGGCTGAAGGGCTGCGCCACACAATGCCCTATTTTGAGACTGAGCTGCGACAGATGAAACCTGCGCTGATCGCGGAATGA
- the galE gene encoding UDP-glucose 4-epimerase GalE: protein MSASTGICVTGGAGYIGSHACYALGVEGRPPLVVDNLVTGHRAAVRWGPLAHIDLRDTTQLTHALWQHKTRTVLHFAASAYVGDSMQDPISYYDNNVCGMISLLQACLAAGVRHFILSSSCATYGIPQTIPITETTSQRPISPYGQSKLICENILRDAAGQAGMDFAILRYFNAAGADPSGALCEEHSPETHLIPRALAATCPQGEPLALFGTDYDTADGTCVRDYIHVSDLVRGHLMALAHLEKFGGSLVLNLGSGRGVSNMQIIQVVEEVTGAEVKVRKAPRRQGDPPSLIADINQAREILGFEPNHSDIHTIIADAARSFGLLKVQNAKSA, encoded by the coding sequence ATGAGCGCCTCGACTGGCATATGCGTGACAGGCGGCGCAGGCTATATCGGCAGCCACGCTTGCTATGCTCTTGGCGTTGAGGGGCGCCCCCCATTGGTTGTCGACAACTTGGTAACCGGTCATCGCGCCGCCGTTCGATGGGGGCCGCTTGCCCATATAGATCTGCGCGATACGACACAGCTCACACACGCGCTATGGCAGCATAAAACCAGAACTGTTCTGCATTTTGCCGCTTCAGCCTATGTGGGGGACTCGATGCAGGACCCGATCAGCTACTACGACAACAACGTCTGCGGGATGATTTCTCTGCTTCAGGCCTGCTTAGCTGCCGGCGTGCGCCACTTCATCCTATCCAGCAGCTGTGCCACCTATGGCATCCCACAAACCATTCCTATTACGGAAACAACCTCGCAACGTCCGATCAGCCCCTATGGACAGAGCAAGTTGATCTGCGAAAACATACTGCGCGATGCCGCAGGGCAGGCGGGCATGGACTTTGCAATACTGCGGTATTTTAACGCTGCCGGAGCGGACCCAAGCGGCGCTCTGTGCGAGGAACACTCCCCCGAAACCCATCTTATACCGCGGGCCCTCGCTGCCACGTGCCCGCAGGGGGAACCGCTGGCTCTGTTCGGGACAGATTACGACACAGCCGACGGCACCTGTGTGCGCGATTACATCCATGTGAGCGATCTGGTGCGTGGGCATCTTATGGCATTGGCACATTTGGAAAAATTCGGCGGCAGCTTGGTGTTGAACCTTGGCAGTGGAAGAGGCGTGTCGAACATGCAGATTATTCAGGTGGTCGAGGAGGTGACAGGCGCCGAAGTAAAGGTGCGTAAAGCGCCTCGGCGCCAGGGGGATCCGCCCAGTTTGATCGCCGACATCAACCAAGCCCGGGAAATTCTAGGCTTTGAGCCAAACCACTCCGACATCCATACCATCATAGCGGATGCGGCGCGCAGTTTTGGCCTATTGAAGGTACAAAATGCAAAATCTGCCTGA
- a CDS encoding glycosyltransferase family 2 protein, whose product MQNLPDHKPKLFRQPLLKGKVKRRYVLLASLWLLTVAFFWHWWLQSEHATAWYLYVPVTLCVAWVFFVQAYFLNLFLRSHHTTGTLAELGPCRVAMVVTKAPAEPFEVVKATLKAMLAQTVAHDTWLADEDPDRETLDWCHAHDVHVSTRKGVAAYHNKSWPRRTRCKEGNLAYFYDHYGYEHYDIVSQLDADHVPEPDYLHEMLRPFADPDVGYVTAPSICSRNAPNSWAARSRLHTEAVFHGVVQAGYANGWAPMCIGSHYAVRTKALHAVGGLGPELAEDHSTSMILNAGGWKGMHAIDAIAEGEGPPTVADLIVQEFQWSRSLMTILLQHTPRYLAGLSPGRKLQFVFCQLWYPLLAGFMALMFILPIAALIFDVRYANLTFPAFLLHVWPSIAVMIILVLCMRTDGFFRPHDAKVLGWEKMLFALVQWPWVILGSLMAVRDTLTGNFVDFRVTPKGQRDVQMLGWKVLSPYLVLALFSLFPVLWVERAEQAAGFYIFALVNATLYITVFVVIVVKHLSENQLGAAVWKPRTVAQFACVGLSAACIVIAAGERGHAGLVALTETRSTVRIFIPTYVVTGAGQGGESSPYVMVYNPHWWSQWLNAAPLKGGTK is encoded by the coding sequence ATGCAAAATCTGCCTGATCACAAGCCGAAGCTTTTCCGCCAGCCTCTCCTGAAAGGGAAGGTGAAAAGGCGCTATGTTCTGTTGGCCAGCCTATGGCTGCTCACCGTCGCCTTCTTTTGGCACTGGTGGTTGCAGTCAGAGCACGCCACCGCTTGGTACCTCTATGTCCCGGTCACGCTTTGTGTCGCTTGGGTCTTTTTTGTCCAAGCCTATTTTCTTAACCTTTTCTTGCGGTCACATCATACGACCGGCACACTTGCTGAGCTGGGTCCATGCCGGGTCGCCATGGTGGTTACGAAAGCGCCGGCAGAACCCTTTGAAGTCGTTAAGGCAACGCTTAAGGCCATGCTGGCCCAAACAGTGGCCCATGATACTTGGCTGGCTGACGAAGACCCTGACCGTGAGACCCTAGACTGGTGCCACGCGCATGATGTTCATGTCTCCACGCGCAAAGGGGTCGCAGCATATCACAACAAAAGCTGGCCCCGCCGGACGCGGTGTAAAGAAGGTAACCTCGCCTATTTTTACGACCACTACGGCTATGAGCACTATGACATCGTGTCCCAGCTTGACGCTGACCATGTGCCCGAGCCCGACTATTTGCACGAGATGCTTCGCCCCTTCGCAGATCCGGATGTCGGCTATGTCACAGCACCAAGCATCTGTTCGCGCAACGCGCCCAACAGTTGGGCCGCAAGGAGCCGGCTGCATACAGAAGCCGTCTTTCACGGCGTCGTACAGGCGGGATATGCAAACGGCTGGGCGCCCATGTGTATTGGCTCCCATTATGCCGTACGAACGAAGGCGCTGCATGCCGTCGGAGGGCTCGGACCTGAGCTGGCCGAAGACCATTCAACCTCCATGATCCTCAACGCGGGAGGGTGGAAAGGTATGCATGCAATCGATGCTATTGCTGAGGGAGAAGGCCCCCCCACGGTGGCAGATCTGATCGTGCAGGAGTTTCAGTGGTCGCGAAGCCTAATGACCATTCTGCTCCAGCATACGCCGCGCTATCTTGCCGGTCTGTCACCAGGCCGTAAGTTGCAGTTTGTTTTCTGCCAATTATGGTATCCACTGCTGGCCGGCTTCATGGCCCTGATGTTCATATTGCCCATCGCCGCACTCATTTTCGACGTGCGCTATGCTAACCTTACCTTCCCCGCATTTCTGCTTCATGTTTGGCCCTCCATCGCTGTCATGATCATCCTTGTCTTATGTATGCGGACAGATGGGTTCTTCCGACCCCATGATGCCAAGGTGCTGGGATGGGAAAAAATGCTCTTTGCACTGGTGCAGTGGCCATGGGTGATCTTGGGAAGCCTCATGGCAGTGCGAGATACGCTCACAGGAAACTTTGTCGACTTTCGCGTGACGCCAAAAGGCCAACGGGACGTGCAGATGCTGGGATGGAAGGTCCTATCCCCCTACCTAGTCTTGGCGCTTTTTTCCCTCTTCCCAGTGCTATGGGTGGAACGGGCAGAGCAAGCTGCTGGTTTTTACATCTTCGCTCTCGTTAACGCTACACTCTACATTACGGTCTTCGTAGTTATTGTTGTCAAACATCTGAGCGAAAACCAATTGGGCGCTGCAGTATGGAAACCACGAACCGTCGCGCAATTTGCTTGTGTGGGATTATCGGCAGCCTGCATTGTTATCGCAGCAGGAGAGCGGGGCCATGCAGGCCTAGTCGCGCTTACCGAAACACGCAGCACAGTCCGCATCTTCATACCTACCTATGTTGTGACAGGCGCAGGGCAGGGCGGTGAAAGCTCCCCTTATGTCATGGTCTATAACCCCCACTGGTGGTCGCAGTGGCTCAATGCAGCCCCCCTGAAAGGAGGCACAAAATGA
- a CDS encoding glycoside hydrolase family 26 protein, whose protein sequence is MKPLHMFTPKRTFAPGAVSLLCALALGTTLSAQSVPPGDLPFGVYDPNGDFSDLKGVSIEHLFLPWEDVLLPSLFEAETYAKERNRTLLVTIEPWTWSRDDRNSPTVLREGIQNGTYDATMQNVCSALGQLDIPMTIRWAQEMEDPSGQFIWSNWRPEDYISAFRRMNAICRNNAPTARYMWSPLGYENLADYYPGDDVVDVVGLSVFSFEPWEEAILDQAQTFEGIFGPRYERAVTFNKPIVVAELGFSGDAEHVAQWNADIRTMSASYPELEAVVYFAQKEVYPWPDGFGYPNWRQTAHVLPDAR, encoded by the coding sequence ATGAAACCCCTTCATATGTTCACCCCCAAGCGGACATTTGCGCCTGGAGCCGTATCGCTTCTTTGCGCTCTTGCCTTGGGAACTACATTGTCCGCACAATCCGTCCCTCCGGGGGACCTCCCGTTTGGCGTCTATGACCCAAATGGCGACTTTTCGGATTTGAAGGGGGTGTCGATTGAACATCTGTTCCTTCCTTGGGAAGATGTGCTGCTGCCCAGTTTGTTCGAGGCAGAAACCTACGCAAAAGAACGCAACCGGACTCTGTTGGTCACAATTGAGCCTTGGACATGGTCGCGCGACGACCGCAACAGCCCGACAGTTCTGCGCGAAGGCATCCAAAATGGTACCTACGATGCCACCATGCAGAACGTCTGCTCTGCCTTAGGTCAGCTTGATATCCCGATGACAATCCGTTGGGCACAGGAAATGGAAGACCCCAGTGGTCAGTTCATTTGGTCTAATTGGCGCCCGGAAGACTATATTTCCGCGTTCCGCCGGATGAACGCCATTTGCCGCAACAATGCGCCAACCGCACGCTACATGTGGTCCCCGCTCGGATATGAAAACCTCGCAGACTATTATCCCGGTGACGATGTCGTGGATGTCGTAGGGCTCTCCGTGTTCAGCTTCGAGCCCTGGGAAGAGGCAATACTCGACCAAGCACAGACCTTTGAGGGAATCTTCGGTCCTCGGTATGAGCGTGCTGTGACCTTTAACAAACCTATCGTGGTCGCAGAGCTTGGATTTTCGGGTGATGCTGAGCATGTCGCCCAGTGGAACGCCGATATCCGAACGATGAGTGCCTCTTATCCCGAACTCGAAGCGGTGGTCTATTTTGCGCAAAAGGAAGTTTATCCATGGCCAGACGGCTTTGGATATCCGAACTGGCGGCAAACCGCCCATGTTCTGCCTGATGCTCGCTAA
- a CDS encoding GNAT family N-acetyltransferase has product MIGKQSSSCPTEPMTLEAAEFLQAENERLNHELRAFVSVALQHGLQDYCETRHPVLTADIRSSQDKSQVGARKKYADVLARINQVPGLQGETGHTEDRTYYRNAQDNVAYIEHSFRNRRFFLGGIWVAPHHREKGIAHTILRALVKASDAVDLSVELVHEPFGNEGLRMDDLEAFYNRHGFTRQRTSDGGMVRFPRSSLDLYLGEPG; this is encoded by the coding sequence ATGATTGGAAAGCAGAGCAGCAGTTGCCCCACCGAGCCTATGACATTGGAGGCAGCAGAATTCCTTCAAGCTGAAAACGAACGACTGAACCACGAGTTGCGCGCGTTCGTCTCAGTGGCGCTGCAGCACGGCTTGCAGGACTATTGTGAAACCAGACACCCGGTGCTCACAGCCGATATCAGATCATCCCAGGATAAATCGCAAGTTGGGGCACGGAAGAAATATGCAGATGTTCTCGCACGGATAAACCAGGTTCCAGGCCTTCAAGGAGAGACCGGCCATACCGAAGACCGCACCTATTACCGCAATGCGCAAGACAATGTCGCCTATATCGAGCATTCGTTCAGAAACAGACGGTTCTTTCTCGGCGGTATTTGGGTGGCGCCACACCATCGAGAGAAGGGAATAGCACACACCATCCTGCGGGCACTTGTAAAAGCTTCGGATGCTGTGGACCTGAGCGTCGAGCTTGTCCACGAGCCGTTCGGCAACGAAGGCCTGCGGATGGACGACCTAGAAGCTTTTTACAATCGACACGGGTTCACCCGACAGCGTACCTCTGATGGTGGAATGGTTCGCTTCCCCCGATCCTCGCTTGATCTCTATCTAGGCGAACCTGGATGA
- a CDS encoding IS30 family transposase, whose translation MGRCYPHLNLEERRKLAKWLDAKIPIKEIADNLRRAPSTIYREIRRNFYHDEELPQLNGYHAVNAQDRYEQRRAVHRKLIRYPDIMAAVRDGLDAGWSPEQIAGRMRQECHPMRVSHETIYRYAYSKDGRSEKFYRHLPEHRRRRRPRGTRRHHGRRFLDEFAIAHRPEAIAERSQFGHWECDLVMFRKEFGKANVTSLVERVSRFAVVLKNPDRQSKPVMEGLIDSLSPLPAEARRSITFDRGTEFTAWRHLKAGLGVDAWFCDPKSPWQKGTVENTNNRLRRYLPRKADPTVFTDRYLRSICDRLNNTPRKCLGYQTPAEVFRLNLMERVTSP comes from the coding sequence ATGGGACGCTGCTACCCTCACCTGAACCTCGAAGAACGCCGCAAGCTGGCCAAATGGCTTGATGCGAAGATACCAATCAAAGAGATCGCCGACAATTTGCGTCGCGCGCCCTCAACAATCTACCGCGAGATCAGGCGGAACTTCTATCATGACGAAGAACTGCCACAGCTGAACGGCTACCACGCAGTGAACGCGCAGGACAGATACGAACAACGCCGCGCGGTGCATCGTAAGTTGATTCGATATCCTGACATCATGGCGGCAGTCCGCGACGGACTTGATGCGGGTTGGTCGCCTGAGCAGATCGCGGGACGCATGCGGCAAGAGTGCCATCCCATGCGCGTCAGCCATGAGACGATCTATCGTTATGCTTACTCCAAAGATGGCCGTTCTGAGAAGTTCTATCGCCATTTACCAGAGCATCGCCGACGCCGCAGGCCACGCGGAACCCGCAGGCATCATGGGCGCAGATTTCTTGATGAATTTGCCATAGCCCATCGTCCCGAAGCGATAGCCGAACGTAGCCAGTTCGGGCATTGGGAGTGCGATCTGGTGATGTTCCGCAAGGAGTTTGGGAAAGCGAATGTGACTTCGTTGGTCGAACGCGTGAGCCGGTTCGCTGTCGTTTTAAAGAACCCAGATCGTCAGTCAAAGCCGGTAATGGAAGGCCTGATTGATAGCTTATCTCCCCTGCCCGCTGAAGCCCGTCGCAGCATCACATTTGATCGCGGCACAGAGTTCACTGCCTGGCGGCATTTGAAAGCTGGGCTTGGTGTCGACGCTTGGTTCTGCGACCCCAAATCGCCTTGGCAGAAGGGTACGGTCGAAAACACCAACAACCGTCTACGCCGCTACCTTCCGCGAAAGGCTGATCCCACGGTGTTCACAGATCGATATTTAAGGTCGATCTGCGACCGTCTCAACAATACGCCGCGCAAGTGTCTGGGGTATCAAACGCCCGCTGAAGTCTTCCGATTGAACCTGATGGAAAGGGTGACGTCACCCTGA
- a CDS encoding acyloxyacyl hydrolase codes for MAADEWVFGLGGADLLDNVRKEAVAVLLEYHSDPFHTQNWSQFSWMATAKLDTTDNHFIGFGVHALAPLNNKKAFLEASFAVGGYHQGTFLGKKADPVLFRSSLGGGVTLKNGNRISLTIDHLLDSDLKNERPGKESIMLRYARSF; via the coding sequence GTGGCCGCCGACGAATGGGTATTCGGCCTTGGCGGCGCAGACCTGCTGGACAATGTCCGCAAAGAAGCCGTGGCCGTATTGCTCGAGTATCACTCCGACCCGTTTCATACGCAAAACTGGAGCCAGTTTTCTTGGATGGCAACTGCCAAGCTCGATACAACCGACAATCATTTTATCGGCTTTGGGGTGCACGCACTTGCACCATTAAACAACAAAAAAGCCTTCTTGGAAGCCAGCTTTGCGGTCGGCGGATACCACCAAGGGACGTTCCTTGGCAAAAAAGCTGACCCTGTCCTCTTTCGGTCCAGCCTCGGAGGTGGCGTCACGCTCAAGAACGGCAACCGCATTTCCTTAACAATAGATCACCTTCTCGATAGCGATCTGAAAAATGAGCGCCCCGGCAAAGAATCTATCATGCTCCGTTATGCGCGGAGCTTCTAA
- a CDS encoding 2-hydroxyacid dehydrogenase → MSDLLLLTNVTDDIREQLAQVFTIHKADDYPAEKITHVLTSGSVGIPRATMETLPNLKAIGNYGVGYDSIDIEAAIAQGVMVSHTPNVLNSDVATTAVMLMLMCYREALRDDAWARSGDWETLGAAPLTRSPDNQTIGILGLGRIGQAIADKLAPWSPTIVYHSRNEKDVAYTYYRDVVEMAADCDVLICVTPGGAGTKGIVNTDVLAALGPQGTLVNVSRGSVVDEAALIEALETGKLGWAGLDVFETEPAIPQALKNLSNTVLLPHVGSATVETRLAMGQLAVDNIIQHQRDGTMLTKVPEHEDG, encoded by the coding sequence ATGTCTGATCTTCTCCTGCTCACGAACGTTACAGACGATATCCGCGAACAGCTTGCGCAGGTATTTACCATTCATAAGGCTGATGACTATCCAGCGGAAAAGATCACGCACGTTCTCACCAGTGGTAGCGTCGGTATTCCACGTGCAACGATGGAGACGTTGCCTAATCTCAAGGCGATCGGCAATTATGGCGTGGGATACGACTCCATCGACATCGAAGCTGCGATCGCGCAAGGCGTTATGGTATCGCACACACCTAATGTCCTGAATTCAGACGTGGCGACAACCGCCGTCATGCTGATGTTGATGTGTTACCGAGAGGCCTTGCGCGATGATGCATGGGCACGTTCGGGAGATTGGGAGACTTTGGGTGCAGCGCCACTGACGCGTTCTCCTGACAATCAGACCATCGGTATCCTAGGATTAGGACGGATCGGCCAGGCGATCGCTGATAAGCTCGCCCCGTGGAGCCCAACTATCGTCTATCACTCACGCAACGAAAAAGACGTTGCCTACACCTATTATCGTGATGTGGTGGAAATGGCTGCGGATTGTGATGTCCTGATATGTGTAACCCCCGGTGGCGCAGGAACCAAAGGCATCGTGAATACCGATGTCCTCGCGGCTTTGGGCCCTCAAGGCACCTTGGTGAACGTCAGTCGCGGTTCAGTTGTGGATGAAGCGGCCCTTATCGAGGCCCTGGAGACGGGTAAGCTGGGTTGGGCCGGTTTGGATGTTTTTGAGACTGAGCCTGCCATTCCACAGGCATTGAAAAACCTGTCGAACACAGTATTGCTGCCCCATGTCGGCAGCGCGACCGTAGAGACGCGTTTGGCGATGGGGCAACTTGCTGTGGACAATATCATCCAGCACCAGCGCGATGGCACGATGCTTACAAAAGTGCCTGAGCATGAGGATGGGTGA
- a CDS encoding SDR family NAD(P)-dependent oxidoreductase, with protein sequence MTKTVVITGGASGIGRACSQYFMQQGWNVVLSYLLDSEKAAADALAEEAKEGNVQAISLQSDVTKDDDCRELAALATKTFGRIDALVSSAGTTRLVPHGDLDALTMDDFMKTTAVNTAGPFQIVRACAEALKAGEGGSVVIVSSYGAIWGTGSSIAYAASKGATNTLTMSLARVLAPKVRVNAVCPALIAGGFVERMDKQVFDARVELQEARAPLRMVGQPEDVAADVFWLSTGARLMTGSVLSLDSGLHLNGDS encoded by the coding sequence ATGACGAAAACAGTTGTGATCACGGGGGGCGCTTCGGGGATTGGGCGCGCCTGCTCTCAGTACTTCATGCAGCAAGGTTGGAACGTTGTCCTCAGCTACCTTCTCGACAGTGAGAAAGCCGCCGCTGATGCCTTGGCCGAAGAGGCCAAAGAAGGAAACGTTCAAGCAATCTCGTTGCAATCGGACGTTACCAAAGACGATGATTGCAGAGAACTGGCTGCACTTGCCACAAAGACCTTTGGCCGGATCGACGCCCTCGTCTCCTCGGCTGGGACGACACGATTGGTTCCGCATGGTGACCTTGATGCGCTGACGATGGATGACTTCATGAAGACCACAGCGGTGAATACAGCGGGTCCATTTCAGATCGTGCGGGCCTGTGCGGAAGCGCTTAAAGCGGGGGAGGGGGGTAGCGTGGTCATCGTCTCGTCCTACGGTGCGATTTGGGGCACCGGATCCTCGATTGCCTATGCAGCATCAAAAGGGGCAACCAACACGTTGACCATGTCCTTGGCACGGGTGTTGGCGCCTAAGGTCAGGGTAAATGCCGTTTGCCCGGCGTTGATTGCTGGCGGATTTGTTGAACGCATGGACAAGCAGGTGTTTGACGCGCGGGTCGAGTTGCAAGAGGCGCGGGCACCTTTGCGGATGGTTGGCCAGCCTGAAGATGTAGCCGCAGATGTGTTCTGGCTGTCTACCGGTGCGCGGCTGATGACCGGCTCTGTGTTGTCGCTCGACAGTGGGCTGCATTTGAATGGCGATAGTTAA
- a CDS encoding NAD(P)-dependent oxidoreductase, whose amino-acid sequence MKIGFVGLGDMGLPMAQCLLAAGHNVVAWNRSPTPLATLAAKGAIGAASPAEVMEKADIIGICVSSHDVVETIAFGADGLFSAPTIKARAIADFSTGAADASRTFAERAAKLGVAWVDAPVSGGVEAAQKGELIVFAGGTAAGINTLGSLLDAVSARVTHMGASGSGQVTKICNQMIVAANVIAIAETTAFARKAGVDVTALAPALADGFADSAPLRIFGPRMATRTFTPRLGAIELMRKDVGLAQALAAEIGADVPLTDAARAVYDRAGEHLSVSLEADLSALVCLYEDAIVHSDEGEPK is encoded by the coding sequence ATGAAGATCGGCTTTGTAGGGTTGGGTGACATGGGGCTGCCGATGGCCCAGTGCCTTTTGGCAGCAGGTCACAATGTCGTCGCTTGGAATAGATCTCCAACGCCGTTGGCTACATTAGCCGCGAAAGGCGCAATCGGCGCTGCGTCGCCCGCTGAGGTTATGGAGAAAGCGGATATTATCGGGATTTGCGTTTCTTCCCATGACGTTGTGGAAACCATCGCCTTTGGGGCCGATGGTCTGTTTTCAGCACCTACAATCAAAGCGCGTGCGATTGCCGACTTCTCAACCGGCGCGGCAGATGCATCGCGGACCTTTGCCGAGCGCGCAGCCAAGTTGGGTGTCGCGTGGGTCGACGCCCCGGTGAGCGGCGGTGTCGAGGCCGCGCAAAAGGGCGAGTTGATCGTTTTCGCTGGCGGAACGGCAGCAGGTATCAACACACTTGGGTCTCTATTGGACGCAGTTTCGGCGAGGGTGACACATATGGGCGCGTCGGGTAGCGGGCAGGTAACAAAGATCTGCAACCAAATGATCGTCGCCGCAAATGTCATCGCCATCGCTGAAACGACAGCCTTCGCGCGTAAGGCAGGCGTAGACGTTACTGCTCTTGCTCCGGCGCTCGCAGATGGTTTCGCGGATTCTGCTCCTTTGCGTATTTTCGGCCCTCGCATGGCAACTCGAACTTTTACGCCTCGGCTGGGCGCAATCGAGTTGATGCGCAAGGATGTGGGGCTCGCACAAGCATTGGCGGCAGAAATAGGCGCCGACGTACCGCTGACCGACGCAGCGCGTGCCGTATATGACCGGGCAGGCGAACATCTTTCCGTGTCGCTAGAGGCCGATCTCTCTGCGTTAGTCTGTCTCTATGAAGACGCGATTGTCCATTCCGACGAAGGAGAGCCAAAATGA